ATTTAGGACGCTATTGGTTAATAATCTCTTTTAGTTCCGCTATTGTCAATATAGTGTTATTTTCAAGTTTTGAAATTCCTTTGTGTATCATTTTATGACAATTGCTACAAACAAGTGCAATATCGTTTTTCGTTGTTTTAGTTTCTTTCGTTTCGTTTAATGGTTTCAAATGATGTGCTTCAATAAAACCTTGTCCTAATAAACCATATTTTTCAAAAAATGAAAAACCACAAACTTCACAGTTAAGCATTGGATTAGAAAGAAGTGCCTTTTATTTTCTTAATCAAATTACTATCTCTTTCATA
The Bacteroidia bacterium DNA segment above includes these coding regions:
- a CDS encoding HNH endonuclease, which encodes MLNCEVCGFSFFEKYGLLGQGFIEAHHLKPLNETKETKTTKNDIALVCSNCHKMIHKGISKLENNTILTIAELKEIINQ